The window AGGACTGGCAAAGGGGTAGCGATATTAAGAAGAGACATACCTTTTCCTCTTCAAGACCATGAGCCAAAGTGCTGCGAGAAACAAAAAGCAAGAGAGAGCCAAAACTAACACCCAAAAGGGTTTCTCCTTCCGAATACCTacaggaaaataaaagacacTTCAACTGATTGATCAATTAGTGTTTGTCTTGAGTCAAAGCAAAGATGGATTCACGCACTGTTAGGGATCTTCATGTAGGAGGCTTCGCTCCACGAACTCCAGGAGCCGTGATCCAGTCGGCACCGCACCTGGACCACAAACACCGCCCCGGGATGAACGCCGTAGAGTGTGAATTGGGTTTGTGTCCCGGCCTTATACTCCTAGAAAATGACACCACCACACACAACAGTCACAAAATGGTGGTGGAAATAAGCAgaggaagaacaaaaaaacatttttatcacGTCAGGGTTTCATTTAGTCTCTAAAATATATTGGGTCTTTACAATGGATTCTAGatttttccaatttaaaaCTGGCTCAATAAGCTTGGGGAACACTGACCTAATTATTTCGTACCTtccagttgttgttgtctcCTACTCGTTGTTGTTCTCTGGCTCTTATCTGATATTCCAGCGTGGCCCAGCCGGACTTGATGTCCACGTCCCCGGGATGCTCCCAGCTCACGTGCAGACTCTGACTTTCAACTCGGTCCTCCGTCGAGAGCGTGACGTGTTCAGGTGTGTCAGGCTTCACTGAAATGTTGCAACCATGCGCGGCAAAACTGAAAGCCAGTTGTTTCGTCTGGCCAAagcttgtttattttgattttgccAAGTGGTTTACGTTTAAAGAAGCATCCCTCGGGGGGCCGGGACACAAATGCCCCGTTAACGCGTGCACTTCACGTtattacaaaaccaaaagaaagGGATTTTTGTAATCAGATGTTCAACATGTTTAACACCCTTTACAGACCAGTTCTGCTTCATTCTGCTTGATTTCCCTTCCTTGTCACGCTGTAATTTTCCACAGTTCTTGGCAAGCTGCATGGGCTAATAAAACCACAGCAACCATTAGAGTTGACGTACACCACGATTAAGCAATCGTCAATAGATAGCAAAGTGAATGGCTGTTTGTCAAAATACTCTCCCATGATTACTTTCAGATACACCTGACATGGAACGTCGCCGATTCGTCGATTTCATTGGGGTGAGAAGTCAGTATTACaagaaatgaatatttttagcAACTTTGAGATAATACAACCAGCTTGGGATGAGAATCAGAAATGTTTGGTAAACGtttcaaaaagaaattcatAAGCAATATTACAATTTTTGGAACAGGAATCGCTAAATTCTTATCAATTCCCATCTCCAAAGACATCGTGGAACATTTTGGGTTTCTCTAAACATGAGATTGTCACGTTGATTAATACTTAAGGATCAAATTAAGTGGATTCAAGACTCGCCTAATTCAtccaacttttgttttgttttgtttttccccaagGCTCACCAATTTCCATCACGTCGATCTTTAAGACGTCCGAAGTGGCGTTCCCCAGGGTGTTGGAGGCCACCACTGTCAAGTAGTAGTCAACCCAAATGGACGTGTGGATTCTGTCAAAGAAGCAGGTGTTGTTTCCAGCCGAGCTATAGTCTGGACACTCGTGTGTCCCCTCCAATCTGGACAAACAATGTTGGccattaaaagcaaaattccAGTCatcaattgaaatgaatgaaatgattttgctATGGAACTAAACGGACAAACTATAGTGTGTTAGCACACAACTTGCTTCGTTAGCGAGTTGACATTTGTAATGTATTTTACAAATGTATGtgttacagtttttttttttttttttttaaattaaagaacaaaacaatagTAGTCATTTATTCAATTTCACACACTTGAATATGATGCTACAACGCACGCAGACTGAAAGGGAAACCTTCTGACCGTTCTCTCTGGTAGTATAAGCGATGTGTGGTGGGAAGTCCTCCGTCGACACCTGGCTCCCACCAGCAGGTGAACGTCTCCTTCTCGGGGGACCGGCAACCAAGCAGTACCGGTTTTCCCGGTGGAGACCTGTCTGGAAACCAGTGCACGACAAACACAATGGTTAAGGTGTTTTCCAATCCAACTTTTTCCATGTGATCTTTAAACAATTAATTAGGGGTGGATATTTTTAAGAGAAGTAAAAATCAACTGGGgaaatgtggttgcacaagtgcgCACACCCTCTTACAACTGGCTGTGTTTAGAGTTAACTAATCCAGTTTAAACTTATAAAAGGGTGTG is drawn from Syngnathus acus chromosome 9, fSynAcu1.2, whole genome shotgun sequence and contains these coding sequences:
- the prlrb gene encoding prolactin receptor b, whose amino-acid sequence is MKRDTCAATIIMLLLSAVHCNNRSPPGKPVLLGCRSPEKETFTCWWEPGVDGGLPTTHRLYYQRERLEGTHECPDYSSAGNNTCFFDRIHTSIWVDYYLTVVASNTLGNATSDVLKIDVMEIVKPDTPEHVTLSTEDRVESQSLHVSWEHPGDVDIKSGWATLEYQIRAREQQRVGDNNNWKEYKAGTQTQFTLYGVHPGAVFVVQVRCRLDHGSWSSWSEASYMKIPNSIRKEKPFWVLVLALSCFLFLAALWLMVLKRKSVIRRLLPPVPAPKIRGVDFQLVKSGQPEDLASALIIHQDFPPAVAWKDYMVDYLIVSDHTAQQRSAVSSACFSSDYQLKDNRAEPNLKMPPAVNREDGCGDFSNHSSYVHIETHAGLELDYTRVKDVTSDNVVLLENMEVLGPEKVPEEYSKMVDSKMLLLPKKNFQLERHKKLPPTHSRMDCDLIDNGYVDAILTPPFGKTSSTY